The following proteins come from a genomic window of Phacochoerus africanus isolate WHEZ1 chromosome 9, ROS_Pafr_v1, whole genome shotgun sequence:
- the LOC125135181 gene encoding HLA class II histocompatibility antigen, DRB1 beta chain-like isoform X2 produces the protein MSMVHWMAALTVTLMLRSPPLACARDIPPVFMHQFKCECQFSNGTERVRFLARYIYNTEEDVHFDSDLGEFRALTELGRPDAEYWNQQKGFLEQMRTKVDTMCRSNYLGIGSLMMQRRVKPRVTMYPAKTQPLQHHNLLVCSVTGFYPGHVEVRWFRNGQEEAAGVVSTGLIPNGDWTFQTMVMLETVPQSGEVYTCRVEQTSPVTVEWRAWSESAQGKMLSGIGGCVLGLLFLAVGLFISCRCQKEHSGLQPTGLLS, from the exons ATGTCTATGGTTCACTGGATGGCAGCTCTGACAGTGACCCTGATGTTGCGGAGCCCTCCACTGGCTTGTGCCAGGGACATCCCAC CTGTTTTCATGCATCAGTTTAAGTGCGAGTGTCAATTCTCCAACGGGACAGAGCGGGTGAGGTTCTTGGCCAGATACATCTACAACACGGAGGAGGATGTGCACTTTGACAGCGACTTGGGGGAGTTCAGGGCCCTGACTGAGCTGGGGCGGCCAGATGCTGAGTACTGGAACCAGCAGAAGGGCTTCTTGGAGCAGATGCGGACCAAGGTGGACACGATGTGCAGATCCAACTACTTGGGTATTGGCAGCCTCATGATGCAGCGGCGAG TCAAGCCCAGAGTGACGATGTATCCTGCAAAGACCCAGCCCCTGCAGCACCACAACCTCCTGGTCTGCTCTGTGACCGGGTTCTACCCAGGCCACGTGGAGGTCAGGTGGTTCCGGAACGGCCAGGAAGAGGCGGCGGGGGTGGTCTCCACAGGCCTGATCCCTAATGGAGACTGGACCTTCCAGACCATGGTGATGCTTGAAACGGTTCCTCAGAGTGGAGAGGTCTACACCTGCCGAGTGGAGCAGACGAGCCCCGTCACAGTGGAATGGA GGGCATGGTCTGAATCTGCTCAGGGCAAAATGCTGAGTGGAATCGGGGGCTGTGTCCTGGGTCTGCTCTTCCTGGCCGTGGGGCTGTTCATCTCCTGCCGGTGTCAGAAAG AACACTCTGGACTTCAGCCAACAG GACTCCTGAGCTGA
- the LOC125135181 gene encoding HLA class II histocompatibility antigen, DRB1 beta chain-like isoform X3, whose amino-acid sequence MHQFKCECQFSNGTERVRFLARYIYNTEEDVHFDSDLGEFRALTELGRPDAEYWNQQKGFLEQMRTKVDTMCRSNYLGIGSLMMQRRVKPRVTMYPAKTQPLQHHNLLVCSVTGFYPGHVEVRWFRNGQEEAAGVVSTGLIPNGDWTFQTMVMLETVPQSGEVYTCRVEQTSPVTVEWRAWSESAQGKMLSGIGGCVLGLLFLAVGLFISCRCQKEHSGLQPTGNEFSLTIF is encoded by the exons ATGCATCAGTTTAAGTGCGAGTGTCAATTCTCCAACGGGACAGAGCGGGTGAGGTTCTTGGCCAGATACATCTACAACACGGAGGAGGATGTGCACTTTGACAGCGACTTGGGGGAGTTCAGGGCCCTGACTGAGCTGGGGCGGCCAGATGCTGAGTACTGGAACCAGCAGAAGGGCTTCTTGGAGCAGATGCGGACCAAGGTGGACACGATGTGCAGATCCAACTACTTGGGTATTGGCAGCCTCATGATGCAGCGGCGAG TCAAGCCCAGAGTGACGATGTATCCTGCAAAGACCCAGCCCCTGCAGCACCACAACCTCCTGGTCTGCTCTGTGACCGGGTTCTACCCAGGCCACGTGGAGGTCAGGTGGTTCCGGAACGGCCAGGAAGAGGCGGCGGGGGTGGTCTCCACAGGCCTGATCCCTAATGGAGACTGGACCTTCCAGACCATGGTGATGCTTGAAACGGTTCCTCAGAGTGGAGAGGTCTACACCTGCCGAGTGGAGCAGACGAGCCCCGTCACAGTGGAATGGA GGGCATGGTCTGAATCTGCTCAGGGCAAAATGCTGAGTGGAATCGGGGGCTGTGTCCTGGGTCTGCTCTTCCTGGCCGTGGGGCTGTTCATCTCCTGCCGGTGTCAGAAAG AACACTCTGGACTTCAGCCAACAGGTAATGAATTTTCTTTAACTATCTTTTAG
- the LOC125135491 gene encoding mamu class II histocompatibility antigen, DR alpha chain, protein MTILGVPVLGFVITILNLQKSWAIIENHVIIQAEFYLSPDKTGEFMFDFDGDEIFHVDMEKRETVWRLEEFGHFASFEAQGALANIAVDKANLEIMIKRSNNTPNTNVPPEVTVLSDKPVELGEPNILICFIDKFSPPVVNVTWLRNGSPVTRGVSETVFLPREDHLFRKFHYLPFMPSTEDVYDCQVEHWGLDKPLLKHWEFEAQTPLPETTENTVCALGLIVALVGIIVGTVLIIKGVRKGNATERRGPL, encoded by the exons AGAATCACGTGATCATCCAGGCTGAGTTCTATCTGAGCCCTGACAAAACTGGCGAGTTTATGTTTGACTTTGACGGTGATGAGATTTTCCACGTGGATATGGAAAAGAGGGAGACGGTCTGGCGGCTTGAAGAATTTGGACATTTTGCCAGCTTTGAGGCTCAGGGTGCATTGGCCAACATAGCTGTGGACAAAGCCAACCTGGAAATCATGATCAAGCGCTCCAACAACACCCCGAACACCAATG TACCTCCAGAAGTGACTGTGCTCTCAGACAAGCCTGTTGAACTGGGAGAGCCCAACATCCTCATCTGTTTCATCGACAAGTTCTCCCCGCCAGTGGTCAATGTCACCTGGCTTCGAAATGGCTCCCCTGTCACCAGAGGAGTGTCAGAGACAGTCTTCCTGCCCCGGGAGGACCACCTTTTCCGCAAGTTCCACTATCTCCCCTTCATGCCCTCAACCGAGGATGTCTATGACTGCCAGGTGGAGCACTGGGGTTTGGACAAGCCTCTTCTCAAGCACTGGG aGTTTGAAGCTCAAACCCCCCTCCCAGAGACTACAGAGAACACCGTGTGTGCTCTGGGCCTGATTGTGGCTCTGGTGGGCATCATCGTCGGGACCGTCCTCATCATCAAGGGTGTGCGCAAAGGCAACGCCACTGAACGCCGAGGGCCTCTGTGA
- the LOC125135181 gene encoding HLA class II histocompatibility antigen, DRB1 beta chain-like isoform X1 yields MSMVHWMAALTVTLMLRSPPLACARDIPPVFMHQFKCECQFSNGTERVRFLARYIYNTEEDVHFDSDLGEFRALTELGRPDAEYWNQQKGFLEQMRTKVDTMCRSNYLGIGSLMMQRRVKPRVTMYPAKTQPLQHHNLLVCSVTGFYPGHVEVRWFRNGQEEAAGVVSTGLIPNGDWTFQTMVMLETVPQSGEVYTCRVEQTSPVTVEWRAWSESAQGKMLSGIGGCVLGLLFLAVGLFISCRCQKEHSGLQPTGNEFSLTIF; encoded by the exons ATGTCTATGGTTCACTGGATGGCAGCTCTGACAGTGACCCTGATGTTGCGGAGCCCTCCACTGGCTTGTGCCAGGGACATCCCAC CTGTTTTCATGCATCAGTTTAAGTGCGAGTGTCAATTCTCCAACGGGACAGAGCGGGTGAGGTTCTTGGCCAGATACATCTACAACACGGAGGAGGATGTGCACTTTGACAGCGACTTGGGGGAGTTCAGGGCCCTGACTGAGCTGGGGCGGCCAGATGCTGAGTACTGGAACCAGCAGAAGGGCTTCTTGGAGCAGATGCGGACCAAGGTGGACACGATGTGCAGATCCAACTACTTGGGTATTGGCAGCCTCATGATGCAGCGGCGAG TCAAGCCCAGAGTGACGATGTATCCTGCAAAGACCCAGCCCCTGCAGCACCACAACCTCCTGGTCTGCTCTGTGACCGGGTTCTACCCAGGCCACGTGGAGGTCAGGTGGTTCCGGAACGGCCAGGAAGAGGCGGCGGGGGTGGTCTCCACAGGCCTGATCCCTAATGGAGACTGGACCTTCCAGACCATGGTGATGCTTGAAACGGTTCCTCAGAGTGGAGAGGTCTACACCTGCCGAGTGGAGCAGACGAGCCCCGTCACAGTGGAATGGA GGGCATGGTCTGAATCTGCTCAGGGCAAAATGCTGAGTGGAATCGGGGGCTGTGTCCTGGGTCTGCTCTTCCTGGCCGTGGGGCTGTTCATCTCCTGCCGGTGTCAGAAAG AACACTCTGGACTTCAGCCAACAGGTAATGAATTTTCTTTAACTATCTTTTAG